The DNA region TCTTGATGCCCAGCCAGGTGGTCCCCCAGCTCAGGCAGACCACGAGGAACAGCAGGCTGGTGATGAATCCGGCCAACCAGTGCTTTTGCGATTTTCCGGTGTTTTCAATTACGGCGGACATTGGCATGATGGCAATTCATCCTTGCTGCTAAATTGACCTCTAAAACCTGGGTATCAATCACTGATTGACACAGCTCAATCAGGCTATTAGGACGAAAAATGGCTGTCAAACCAATTATTGACACGGTGTCAATTCTGAAATCAGCGCTGGATTCCGGCCAGGGCGCGAAATACAAGCGCCTCGCCGGAGCCATGGAAATCAGGATTCTCGAGGGCACTCTGGAAGGCGGCGCCAAGCTGCCGCCGCATCGCAACCTGGCCGACCGCCTGGGGGTGACCATCGGCACCGTCAGCCGCGCCTACGCCGAACTCGAACGCATGGGCCTGGTGATAGCCCGCGTCGGCGACGGCACCTTCGTCCGCCGGCGGGGGCTGGAGCGCAAGCGCGACGAGGGCTTCCGCAACTTCATCGAAGAGGCGCCGGAGCTCTACGACATGAGCCGCAACATGCATATCCCGGGGCATGAGACGGCCTTCCTGGCGCAGAGCCTGCTGGACCTGGCCAACGACCCGCAGACCCTGCAGGACCTGACCCGCTACACGCCGGACACCGGCCTGCCCCGCTACCGCCAGGTGGGTGCGAACTGGCTGGCCCACGGCGACTTCCTGCCCCAGGCCGACCAGGTGCTGTGCGTCAACGGCGGCCAGCACGGGCTGCTCTGCACCCTGATGGGCCTGCTGCGCGCCGGGGACATCCTGGTCACCGAGCAGCTCACCTACCCGGGGCTGATCACCCTCGCGCGGATGCTCGGCATCAAGCTGCTCGGCGCCGACATGGACGAGGAAGGCCTGGTCCCCAGCTCCCTCGACGAGATCTGCCGCAACAACCGGGTGACCGCGCTCTACTGCACCCCGACCATCCAGAACCCGACCACCGGCGTGCTCTCGCACCAGCGCCGCGACGCCATCGCGCGCCTGTGCCGCGAGCACAACCTGCTGATCATCGAGGACGAGGCCCATGCGGTGCTGGTGGAGGATCGCCCGCCACCCCTGAGCCACTACGCGCCGGAACGCACCATCCTCATCAGCAGCCTGAGCAAGGCGGTGGCCGCCGGGCTGCGGGTGGGCTACCTGCACGCGCCGACGGCGCTGGTCAGCCGCATCGCCGCCGCCCTGCGCGCCACCTGCTGGATGGCCACGCCGCTGGCGCTGGAGCTGTCGACGCTATGGATCGAGAACGGCACGGCCCAGAAGCTGCTGAGCCAGCAGATCAACGAGATCGGCCGGCGCAAGGCGCTGGTGGAGCGGCTGCTGGACGGGCTGAACTACCGCACCCATCCACAGAGCCCGCACTTCTGGATCGAAGTGCCGGAAGCCTGGCGCGCCGCCGATATCGAAGCCGACCTGAAGCTGAAGAACTACCTGATCACCGCCGCCGAGGCCTTCGCCGTGGGCCGCGCCACCGTGCCGCAGTTCGTCCGCGCCAGCGTCAGCAACGCCTCCAGCAACGACCAGCTGCTCTACGAGGGCTTCCTCACCCTGGCCAGTACCTTGCGCGAGGAGGCCAATCGCTTCGGGCTGTGAGCCGTTGCCTGAGGGGGCCCGACCTACGCGCTGTATCTGGGCTTTCAAGTGGATGCCCGCGTTCGCGGGGATGACGGTGCGTGCTGGAAGCGCCCCGCCCCCTCGTCACCCTGGCGAATGCGGGGCTCCTGGCCAGCAGGGTGGGCGGGATGCGACCGGAGCAGTCGGGTTGCACCCGACCTGCGCCAATGCGCAGCGCCGCAAGCGTTCGGTGAAACCCGCGTTCGTAGGATGACGGTGCATGCTGGAAGCTCCCCGCCCCTCGTCACCCCCGCGAACGCGGGGGCCCACTGGCCAGCGGGGTGAGCTTCAGCCCACCAGAGGGTTCAGCGCCAGTGCCGCTGCTGCACGCGCTTGCCGTTGCCCCCTGCCAGCAGGGCGAGGCCGAGGAGCAGGCTCTCCACCACCCAGGCCAGCAGCAGCGCGCAGACGATGCCCCAGGCCATCGCCTCGGGCACCAGCAGCACCTGGTAGCTGTAGGCGTTGGCGGTCTCCAGCAGCAGGTCGTGATCGGCCCCCGTCGCCACGTGCCAGGTGCGGGCGTACCAGGGGCCCTGCATGGCTTGCCACTCGCGCTGCAGCAAGGCGTCGCGGTTGACCAGGGTGGCCACGCTGTCGGCATCGCTGCGCATCACCGGGTCGTTGCTCGCGCGGTAGTGCGCCACCAGTGCCGCGAGGTCACCGTCGAAGAATTTCTGGGCG from Pseudomonas tohonis includes:
- a CDS encoding PLP-dependent aminotransferase family protein, with protein sequence MAVKPIIDTVSILKSALDSGQGAKYKRLAGAMEIRILEGTLEGGAKLPPHRNLADRLGVTIGTVSRAYAELERMGLVIARVGDGTFVRRRGLERKRDEGFRNFIEEAPELYDMSRNMHIPGHETAFLAQSLLDLANDPQTLQDLTRYTPDTGLPRYRQVGANWLAHGDFLPQADQVLCVNGGQHGLLCTLMGLLRAGDILVTEQLTYPGLITLARMLGIKLLGADMDEEGLVPSSLDEICRNNRVTALYCTPTIQNPTTGVLSHQRRDAIARLCREHNLLIIEDEAHAVLVEDRPPPLSHYAPERTILISSLSKAVAAGLRVGYLHAPTALVSRIAAALRATCWMATPLALELSTLWIENGTAQKLLSQQINEIGRRKALVERLLDGLNYRTHPQSPHFWIEVPEAWRAADIEADLKLKNYLITAAEAFAVGRATVPQFVRASVSNASSNDQLLYEGFLTLASTLREEANRFGL
- a CDS encoding DUF2937 family protein, coding for MLRSYLRLALFALGLLIGVQVPGFVDDYAKRVEAHRLEAEIGLKGFRETAQKFFDGDLAALVAHYRASNDPVMRSDADSVATLVNRDALLQREWQAMQGPWYARTWHVATGADHDLLLETANAYSYQVLLVPEAMAWGIVCALLLAWVVESLLLGLALLAGGNGKRVQQRHWR